In one window of Desulforhabdus amnigena DNA:
- the surE gene encoding 5'/3'-nucleotidase SurE — protein MRVLLTNDDGIYAKGIEALYLALIEEHEVTVVAPETEQSAVGHAITWLHPLRVEPVYRNGSFFGYGLDGTPADCVKIAVTELLKPPPELVVSGINLGANVGVNVIYSGTVSAATEAAVLGIPSVAVSIDSFTTRDFSAATEFVPKLIRRIQREGLPKGVSLNVNVPNVPAEKIQGVRVTHQGNMQCVESYDQRTDPRNHVYYWLRNTAVREDTDPSADSVAIAEKCISVTPIHYNLTHHETIDRLKKWDL, from the coding sequence ATGCGAGTTCTCTTGACGAATGATGATGGAATTTATGCCAAAGGAATTGAAGCTCTTTATCTGGCTCTCATCGAAGAACATGAGGTAACGGTAGTCGCTCCGGAAACGGAACAGAGCGCCGTGGGACATGCCATTACCTGGCTTCACCCTCTTCGGGTGGAACCTGTATACCGGAACGGAAGCTTTTTCGGATATGGGCTGGACGGCACTCCTGCAGATTGTGTCAAAATAGCCGTCACTGAACTCCTCAAGCCGCCCCCGGAGCTCGTCGTTTCGGGCATCAACCTCGGAGCGAATGTCGGGGTGAATGTAATCTACTCCGGGACTGTTTCCGCTGCCACGGAAGCCGCAGTATTGGGCATTCCGTCAGTGGCGGTGTCCATAGATTCCTTCACCACCAGGGATTTCAGCGCGGCGACCGAATTTGTTCCCAAACTCATTCGCAGGATTCAACGCGAAGGCCTCCCCAAAGGGGTTTCCCTCAATGTCAATGTCCCTAACGTACCCGCCGAAAAAATTCAGGGAGTGAGGGTCACTCACCAGGGAAACATGCAATGTGTGGAAAGCTACGATCAGCGCACCGACCCGCGCAATCATGTCTATTACTGGCTTCGAAATACGGCGGTCAGAGAAGATACCGACCCGTCTGCTGATTCCGTAGCCATTGCCGAAAAATGTATTTCGGTAACTCCCATTCACTACAATCTGACACACCACGAAACGATCGACCGACTCAAGAAGTGGGATCTTTAA
- a CDS encoding SPOR domain-containing protein, protein MQKKIFVQKNLHSAGNRSYAKLLLWAALSLIILVLIAPLFSRHSKENREALKRPDSDKGMVVKEIPRSLELLKENGGEGQTASVEVPTPPRSEHPTDQGLSRPPEAEVTQQATSMETRPAVGEAQMADKAQPWVEMPKPVDTAAVKEAIPLPAPPGVTQSASQEESATVKEKTAAPAEGKVTSVSPETAKEKKSKKASAAVETRKTSTARGLAATSGTLTKPSPSGGPMNYSVQVGSFKDKQNAEEMQQNLQKKGYQVVMKPTMHPKLGQIYVVQLTPVGDVRKASTLVEQIRNEERVKPIIVKVPQEEQ, encoded by the coding sequence ATGCAGAAGAAAATTTTTGTTCAGAAAAACCTTCACTCCGCCGGAAACAGATCGTACGCAAAACTCTTGCTTTGGGCTGCTCTGAGCCTCATCATTTTAGTACTCATCGCTCCCTTGTTCAGCCGTCACAGCAAGGAAAACCGGGAGGCGCTGAAAAGGCCCGATTCCGACAAGGGAATGGTCGTCAAAGAAATTCCCCGGTCCCTTGAATTGCTCAAGGAAAACGGGGGAGAAGGTCAGACCGCCAGCGTGGAGGTTCCTACCCCCCCTCGTTCTGAGCATCCTACGGATCAAGGTTTGAGTCGTCCGCCCGAAGCAGAAGTCACGCAGCAGGCGACGTCAATGGAAACAAGGCCGGCTGTAGGGGAAGCCCAAATGGCGGATAAGGCGCAGCCTTGGGTTGAGATGCCAAAGCCCGTCGATACCGCTGCGGTCAAGGAAGCGATTCCCCTGCCAGCTCCTCCTGGTGTGACGCAATCCGCTTCTCAAGAGGAAAGTGCAACGGTAAAGGAGAAGACGGCAGCTCCGGCAGAGGGAAAGGTAACGTCCGTTTCCCCGGAAACGGCGAAGGAAAAAAAGAGCAAAAAGGCTTCCGCCGCAGTAGAAACCAGGAAGACTTCCACGGCCAGAGGCTTGGCGGCCACTTCAGGGACTTTAACGAAACCTTCTCCCTCCGGAGGTCCCATGAATTATTCCGTACAGGTTGGGTCATTTAAGGACAAGCAGAATGCTGAGGAAATGCAGCAAAATCTTCAGAAAAAAGGATACCAGGTCGTCATGAAGCCGACCATGCACCCTAAACTGGGACAGATTTATGTGGTGCAACTAACGCCTGTCGGAGATGTTCGTAAAGCCAGTACCCTGGTGGAACAGATCAGGAATGAAGAGAGAGTGAAGCCCATCATCGTTAAAGTTCCGCAAGAAGAGCAGTAA
- a CDS encoding FAD-dependent oxidoreductase, whose amino-acid sequence MATKELGSSTIGAVLVIGGGISGMQAALDLANSGYYVHLLEKGPAIGGGMSQLDKTFPTNECAMUILSPKLVEVGRHLNINLLTNSQLESISGEEGNFQVKVLQKPRYVDLDKCISCGACAEKCPTVVIDAYNAGLGKRKAIFKYYAQAIPSAYAIDSENCRQLGHGKKCGICAKVCPADAINYDQKEQLLDLDVGAVILSTGFQAFDPSPFDTYGYIRYPNVVTAMEFERLLSAGGPSAGHLERPSELSLKEEIANAEKELQKLDRQVKQQREKGEPSPDLLEKLKSQETLAASLKEKKAAAGEPKKIAWLQCVGSRDINHCDNGYCSGVCCMYAIKEAVIAREHAKGDLDAAIFYMDMRTYGKEFEQYYTRAKESGIRFIRSRVHSVERVARSENLRLSFVDDNSIMREEEFDMVVLSVGLESTPEVRELARKLGIELDHYHFAATSSFSPVATSRPGIYACGVLQGPKDIPLAVMEASAAAGAAASRLASSRNTLVKAKTFPEERDVSTEPPRIGVFVCNCGVNISNVVRVPEVVEYAKTLPNVVYVQENLFSCSQDAQDKLVHVIKEQNLNRVVVAACSPRTHEPLFQETLRNSSLNKYLFEQANIRDQCSWVHAADPDAATEKAKDLVRMAVSRAALIEPLPNPSVPVNPSALVVGGGIAGMVSALTLAKQGFKAHIVEEKDRLGGHALKIHRTWKNEDVPAFVESLVQEVTANPNIQVHLKTQVKNVAGYVGNFKTTVSSNGTESQKELEHGVTILATGAHSIKPNEYLYGKNDRVFRWHDLDAAWESDLVKNAQSALFIQCVGSREPERPHCSKICCTFSVQKAVELKERNPNMDVYILYRDIRTYGEREDLYKEARKRGVIFIRYNLENKPVVKEGKGGTLEVTVMDHILQRPITLTPDFITLATAIETRGAEELGQMFKVPLSQDKFFLEVHMKLRPVDFATEGLFVCGLAHYPKSIDESIAQAQAAAARAATILSQKSIEVEGVVASVDEGLCRGCGKCVEVCPYGAPQLIQKSEDVVVSRIQEALCKGCGACAVACPTGAAAIRHFNDREVLSMVEAALCK is encoded by the coding sequence ATGGCGACCAAAGAGCTAGGCAGCAGTACCATCGGTGCGGTTTTAGTCATCGGTGGGGGAATCTCAGGCATGCAGGCGGCCTTGGACCTGGCCAATTCGGGATATTATGTGCATCTTCTGGAAAAAGGCCCGGCCATCGGCGGAGGCATGTCTCAACTGGACAAAACGTTTCCCACCAATGAATGCGCAATGTGAATCCTTTCTCCAAAGCTGGTCGAGGTCGGCCGGCACCTCAACATCAACCTTCTCACCAATTCTCAATTGGAAAGCATCAGCGGTGAAGAAGGAAATTTTCAAGTAAAAGTCCTCCAAAAACCTCGCTATGTAGATCTCGATAAATGCATCTCCTGTGGTGCCTGTGCCGAAAAGTGCCCCACAGTGGTGATCGACGCCTACAATGCGGGACTCGGCAAACGCAAGGCCATTTTCAAGTACTACGCTCAGGCCATCCCTTCCGCCTACGCCATCGATTCGGAGAATTGCCGTCAACTGGGACATGGCAAGAAGTGCGGAATTTGCGCCAAGGTCTGTCCTGCAGATGCCATCAATTACGATCAAAAAGAACAGCTCCTGGACCTCGACGTGGGGGCGGTGATTCTCTCCACCGGCTTCCAGGCCTTTGATCCGAGCCCGTTTGACACCTACGGGTATATCCGGTATCCCAATGTGGTCACGGCGATGGAGTTCGAACGGCTCCTGAGCGCGGGAGGACCCAGTGCCGGTCATTTGGAGCGGCCTTCCGAACTATCTTTGAAGGAAGAGATCGCCAATGCAGAAAAGGAGCTGCAGAAGTTGGATCGACAGGTCAAGCAGCAAAGAGAGAAAGGGGAACCTTCTCCAGACCTGCTGGAAAAGCTGAAGAGCCAGGAAACCCTGGCCGCTTCCCTGAAGGAAAAGAAAGCTGCCGCGGGAGAGCCCAAAAAGATCGCCTGGCTCCAATGCGTGGGATCGAGAGATATCAATCACTGTGACAATGGTTACTGTTCGGGTGTCTGCTGCATGTATGCCATCAAGGAGGCCGTCATCGCCAGGGAACACGCCAAGGGCGATCTGGATGCGGCCATCTTTTACATGGACATGCGTACTTATGGGAAAGAGTTCGAACAGTATTACACCCGTGCGAAGGAAAGCGGAATCCGCTTCATCCGGTCCCGTGTCCACAGCGTCGAACGCGTGGCACGTTCGGAAAATCTCCGGCTGAGTTTTGTGGACGACAACAGCATCATGAGGGAAGAAGAATTCGATATGGTGGTGCTCTCGGTAGGGCTGGAATCCACGCCGGAAGTGCGGGAACTTGCGAGAAAGCTCGGGATTGAACTCGACCATTACCATTTTGCCGCCACGAGCAGTTTTTCGCCCGTCGCCACATCACGGCCCGGTATTTACGCCTGCGGCGTCCTTCAGGGTCCCAAGGACATTCCTCTGGCCGTGATGGAAGCCTCAGCTGCAGCAGGCGCAGCGGCAAGTCGCCTCGCTTCATCACGCAACACCCTCGTCAAGGCGAAGACCTTCCCCGAGGAAAGGGATGTGAGCACGGAACCGCCGCGTATCGGTGTTTTCGTATGCAACTGCGGGGTCAACATTTCAAACGTCGTGCGCGTGCCGGAAGTCGTGGAATACGCCAAGACGCTTCCCAATGTCGTTTACGTTCAGGAAAACCTTTTCTCCTGCTCGCAGGACGCTCAGGACAAACTGGTTCACGTCATAAAGGAACAGAACCTCAACCGGGTGGTCGTCGCCGCCTGTTCCCCGCGTACTCACGAACCCCTTTTCCAGGAAACCCTTCGGAACAGTTCTCTCAACAAGTACCTGTTTGAACAGGCCAACATCCGCGATCAGTGTTCATGGGTTCACGCCGCTGATCCCGACGCGGCCACAGAAAAGGCCAAGGACTTGGTGCGCATGGCTGTTTCCAGAGCCGCCCTCATCGAACCCCTCCCCAATCCTTCGGTGCCGGTGAATCCATCGGCCCTGGTGGTGGGCGGAGGCATTGCCGGCATGGTGAGCGCCCTCACTTTGGCAAAACAGGGATTTAAGGCTCATATCGTCGAAGAGAAAGACCGCCTCGGCGGACATGCCCTCAAGATTCACCGCACCTGGAAAAACGAGGATGTACCGGCTTTCGTCGAGAGTCTCGTTCAGGAGGTGACAGCCAACCCCAACATCCAGGTGCATCTGAAGACGCAGGTGAAAAATGTTGCGGGATATGTGGGCAATTTCAAGACGACCGTATCTTCCAATGGCACCGAAAGTCAGAAGGAACTGGAACACGGGGTCACGATTCTGGCTACGGGAGCCCATTCCATCAAGCCGAACGAATACCTCTACGGCAAAAACGATCGCGTGTTCCGCTGGCACGACCTGGATGCGGCCTGGGAAAGCGACCTGGTGAAAAATGCCCAAAGCGCTCTTTTCATTCAGTGCGTGGGATCTCGCGAACCGGAACGCCCCCACTGCAGCAAAATCTGCTGTACCTTTTCGGTTCAAAAGGCTGTGGAACTAAAGGAACGCAACCCGAATATGGATGTCTACATTCTTTACCGCGACATCCGCACCTACGGCGAGCGTGAAGACCTTTACAAGGAAGCCCGCAAGCGCGGCGTGATTTTTATCCGCTATAACTTAGAAAACAAACCCGTCGTGAAGGAAGGCAAGGGGGGAACCCTGGAAGTCACGGTCATGGACCACATCCTGCAGCGTCCCATTACCCTCACCCCCGACTTCATCACCCTGGCCACCGCCATAGAAACCCGTGGAGCGGAGGAACTGGGGCAGATGTTCAAGGTGCCTCTCAGCCAGGACAAGTTTTTCCTGGAAGTGCATATGAAGCTTCGGCCCGTGGATTTTGCCACGGAAGGGCTCTTTGTATGCGGGTTGGCTCACTACCCCAAGTCCATCGACGAGAGCATCGCTCAGGCTCAGGCTGCGGCGGCTCGAGCGGCCACGATTCTTTCCCAGAAGAGCATCGAAGTCGAAGGCGTGGTCGCCAGTGTGGACGAAGGGCTCTGCCGGGGCTGCGGCAAATGCGTGGAGGTCTGCCCCTATGGAGCGCCTCAGCTGATCCAGAAGAGTGAAGACGTCGTTGTTTCACGCATTCAGGAAGCCCTCTGCAAGGGTTGCGGAGCCTGCGCCGTGGCATGCCCCACAGGGGCTGCGGCCATCCGCCATTTCAATGACCGGGAAGTCCTCTCCATGGTAGAGGCGGCGCTCTGCAAATAA
- a CDS encoding 2-oxoacid:ferredoxin oxidoreductase subunit beta, producing the protein MAEETRLVYKYLRHDKKFPHVWCPGCGNGILLGALIRAIDRTGLEKDDIALVSGIGCSGRISVYVDFNTVHTTHGRALTFATGIKLANPRLQVIVIMGDGDATAIGGNHFIHAARRNLNLTAIVVNNSIYGMTGGQYSPTTPYESISATSLYGNIEQAFSIAELAAMAGASMVSRGTVYHAALLDELIEKAIMKRGFSVVEVISHCHTHFGRKNKMGGPVEMMRWQRDSAVRIEKASSLSKEEMKGKFTIGVLVDRDLPVYTQEYKKIREAAKTMAATGRSILP; encoded by the coding sequence ATGGCGGAAGAGACCAGGCTGGTTTACAAATATTTGCGGCACGACAAAAAGTTTCCCCACGTGTGGTGCCCGGGATGCGGGAATGGAATCCTTCTGGGAGCATTGATTCGCGCCATTGACCGGACGGGTCTCGAAAAGGACGATATCGCCCTGGTTTCCGGCATAGGCTGCTCGGGAAGGATTTCCGTCTACGTAGATTTCAACACGGTCCACACGACTCACGGAAGGGCCCTCACCTTCGCCACGGGCATCAAGCTCGCCAACCCCCGGCTTCAGGTCATCGTGATCATGGGAGACGGAGATGCCACCGCCATTGGAGGAAACCATTTCATCCACGCTGCCCGGCGCAACCTGAACCTCACGGCCATCGTGGTGAACAACAGCATTTATGGCATGACCGGCGGACAGTATTCTCCCACAACACCTTATGAATCCATATCGGCAACATCCCTTTACGGCAACATTGAACAGGCCTTTTCCATTGCCGAGCTGGCGGCGATGGCGGGAGCGAGCATGGTGTCGCGGGGAACGGTCTACCACGCGGCCCTTTTGGATGAGCTGATCGAAAAGGCCATCATGAAGCGGGGCTTTTCCGTCGTGGAAGTCATCAGCCATTGCCATACGCATTTCGGCCGTAAGAATAAGATGGGAGGACCAGTGGAAATGATGCGTTGGCAGAGGGATTCCGCCGTCCGAATCGAAAAGGCCTCATCCCTCAGTAAAGAAGAAATGAAGGGAAAATTCACCATCGGCGTTCTTGTCGACCGAGATCTTCCCGTTTACACTCAGGAATACAAGAAAATTCGAGAGGCGGCAAAGACAATGGCGGCCACAGGTCGATCCATCCTGCCCTGA
- a CDS encoding pyridoxal phosphate-dependent aminotransferase translates to MAVAKKMLQFMESGSWIRKMFEEGARLKKIHGDENVFDFSLGNPNVPPPEVVKQKLLEIVNRDEPNLHGYMPNAGLLQTRAAVSSYLCGEYGVPMEPQHLVVTCGAAGALNIVLKSLLDPGDEVITPAPYFVEYSFYADNHGGTLKAVPTLEDFTLDLDGMEKAIGPRTKIILINSPNNPTGQIYTDASLQKLGEILSRKSKEYGHSIYLVSDEPYRKIVYNGTEVPCIFKFYTDSLIATSYSKDLSLPGERIGFVAVCPQADGVAKIVDALSLANRILGFVNAPGLMQRLISELQGICVDVDIYKRKRDILANGLIESGYTLTVPHGAFYLFPKSPLKDDIQFVRLLQEENILVVPGSGFGGPGHFRIAYCVDDHTIEKSLPGFRRAFERAQGAA, encoded by the coding sequence ATGGCGGTGGCCAAAAAAATGCTCCAGTTCATGGAGAGCGGGTCATGGATCCGTAAGATGTTTGAGGAAGGGGCGCGTCTCAAAAAAATTCACGGAGATGAAAATGTATTCGATTTCAGTTTGGGGAACCCCAATGTGCCCCCCCCTGAAGTTGTGAAGCAGAAGCTCTTGGAAATTGTGAACAGAGATGAACCGAATTTGCATGGTTACATGCCGAACGCGGGGCTCCTCCAGACCCGTGCCGCCGTTTCTTCTTATCTGTGTGGGGAATATGGCGTTCCCATGGAGCCTCAGCACCTGGTTGTCACCTGCGGAGCTGCGGGAGCCCTCAATATCGTGCTCAAGTCCCTGCTGGATCCCGGCGACGAAGTCATCACTCCAGCCCCCTATTTTGTTGAATATTCCTTTTATGCCGACAACCATGGCGGAACTCTCAAAGCGGTTCCCACTCTGGAGGATTTCACCCTCGACCTGGATGGAATGGAAAAGGCTATAGGCCCCAGGACGAAAATCATCCTCATCAATTCACCCAACAATCCCACGGGGCAGATTTATACGGACGCATCTCTCCAGAAACTGGGGGAAATCCTCTCTCGAAAAAGTAAGGAATACGGCCATTCCATTTACCTGGTTTCCGATGAGCCCTACCGCAAGATTGTCTATAACGGAACTGAAGTGCCCTGTATTTTTAAGTTTTACACTGACAGCCTGATCGCAACTTCTTATTCCAAGGATCTTTCTCTTCCCGGAGAAAGAATAGGTTTTGTGGCCGTTTGTCCCCAGGCGGATGGGGTGGCAAAGATTGTGGACGCGCTCTCGCTGGCAAACCGTATTCTGGGATTTGTGAATGCCCCCGGGTTGATGCAGAGGTTGATCTCCGAACTTCAAGGCATCTGTGTCGATGTAGACATTTACAAGCGCAAGAGAGATATCCTTGCCAATGGCCTGATCGAGTCGGGATATACGTTGACTGTTCCTCACGGTGCATTTTACCTCTTTCCCAAAAGCCCTTTGAAAGATGACATTCAGTTTGTCAGACTCCTGCAGGAAGAGAACATCCTGGTGGTACCTGGAAGTGGTTTTGGAGGTCCAGGCCATTTCCGTATCGCTTATTGTGTGGATGACCACACCATAGAAAAATCCTTGCCGGGATTCCGACGGGCATTTGAGCGGGCACAAGGCGCAGCTTAG
- a CDS encoding 2-oxoacid:acceptor oxidoreductase family protein, producing the protein MSRYEVRLTGSGGQGLIMAGIILAEAAGIHDGKNVCQTQSYGPEARGGSSKAEVVISDEEIDYPKAIKPDVLLAMNQKSCDSYIFDLKPNGILLVDSTYVKQLPSTRALPIPFTQIAREKLGKEMIANIVALGALAFLTEVVSLSSLETAVLARVPAGTEELNKKALEAGIEAAKNLKKERENREESYASSLDE; encoded by the coding sequence ATGTCACGTTATGAAGTGCGCCTGACCGGTTCTGGAGGCCAGGGCTTGATCATGGCCGGCATTATTCTGGCCGAAGCGGCCGGCATCCACGACGGCAAGAATGTGTGCCAGACCCAAAGCTACGGCCCCGAGGCCCGTGGAGGTTCCAGCAAGGCGGAAGTCGTGATCAGTGACGAGGAGATCGACTATCCGAAGGCGATCAAGCCCGACGTGCTCCTTGCAATGAATCAAAAATCTTGTGATTCCTACATTTTTGATTTGAAACCCAATGGGATATTGCTCGTCGATTCGACCTATGTCAAACAACTTCCTTCAACCAGAGCCCTTCCCATTCCTTTCACTCAAATCGCCCGGGAAAAATTGGGGAAGGAAATGATTGCCAATATTGTAGCCTTGGGAGCCTTGGCTTTTCTCACGGAAGTGGTTTCCCTGAGCAGCCTGGAAACTGCCGTTCTGGCCCGCGTACCGGCCGGTACGGAAGAGCTCAACAAAAAGGCCCTGGAAGCAGGAATTGAAGCTGCCAAAAACCTGAAAAAGGAAAGAGAAAACAGAGAAGAATCTTATGCGAGTTCTCTTGACGAATGA